From Thermodesulfobacteriota bacterium, the proteins below share one genomic window:
- a CDS encoding agmatine deiminase family protein yields the protein MTTARRLPAEWEPQDGVLLAWPHAATDWAPVLPRVEPVFAELAARIAEAGIVLVAAADPARAERALAHARVPRDRVRLYPVPTNDTWARDFGPLTVEEDGRPRLLDFGFNGWGLKFAADRDNRVTRRLHELGAFGATPLETVGLVLEGGSIESDGAGTILTTRECLLGPNRNPHLDRAGVETALGRHLGAERVLWLEHGRLEGDDTDAHVDTLVRLAPDDTLLYVACDDPADGHFAALEALADEVRALRTRRGRPYRLVPLPWPRPCYDGEGHRLPATYANYLAIDGAVLVPTYGDPKDAEALDAVAEGFPGRRVIGVDCAPLILQHGSLHCVTMQLPRGVLP from the coding sequence GTGACCACCGCCCGCAGGCTTCCGGCCGAGTGGGAACCCCAGGACGGCGTCCTGCTCGCCTGGCCCCACGCGGCTACCGACTGGGCGCCCGTGCTCCCCCGGGTGGAGCCGGTCTTCGCGGAGCTCGCGGCGCGCATCGCCGAGGCCGGGATCGTCCTGGTGGCGGCGGCGGACCCCGCCCGCGCCGAGCGCGCCCTGGCCCACGCCCGGGTACCCCGGGACCGGGTGCGCCTCTACCCGGTGCCCACCAACGACACCTGGGCCCGGGACTTCGGGCCGCTCACGGTGGAGGAGGACGGGCGCCCCCGGCTCCTGGACTTCGGGTTCAACGGGTGGGGCCTCAAGTTCGCCGCGGACCGGGACAACCGGGTCACCCGGCGGCTCCACGAGCTCGGGGCCTTCGGCGCCACGCCCCTGGAGACCGTGGGGCTGGTGCTCGAGGGCGGGAGCATCGAGAGCGATGGCGCCGGGACGATCCTCACCACCCGGGAGTGCCTGCTCGGCCCCAATCGCAACCCGCACCTGGACCGGGCCGGGGTGGAGACCGCCCTGGGGCGCCACCTGGGGGCCGAGCGGGTGCTCTGGCTCGAGCACGGCCGCCTGGAGGGAGACGATACCGACGCCCACGTGGACACCCTGGTGCGCCTTGCGCCGGACGATACCCTGCTCTACGTGGCCTGCGACGATCCGGCGGACGGCCACTTCGCCGCCCTGGAGGCCCTGGCGGACGAGGTCCGCGCCCTGCGCACCCGCCGGGGCAGGCCCTACCGGCTCGTTCCCCTGCCCTGGCCCCGGCCTTGCTACGACGGGGAGGGGCACCGGCTGCCGGCCACCTACGCCAACTATCTGGCGATCGACGGCGCCGTTCTGGTCCCCACCTACGGAGACCCGAAGGACGCCGAGGCCCTGGATGCCGTGGCGGAGGGGTTTCCCGGCCGCCGCGTCATCGGCGTCGACTGCGCCCCCCTCATCCTCCAGCACGGGTCGCTGCACTGCGTGACGATGCAGCTGCCCCGGGGAGTGCTCCCGTGA
- a CDS encoding methyl-accepting chemotaxis protein, with protein MQLLKKMYDAVESRFFQTLSRKLAGNLFFLVLLQGACVLVFYRCREGVPALLLCRGVDAEAVSQVQSFLDGYLLLTLAIYAVSLAAATFAFFFLRFLIVRPIRVSIAHLQELARGGGDLSASIPVITCDEIGTLASAYNAFAEQLRSLISEIRTMGMTIAVESAQVGRRVADSAGKVGEQDHLAETIVQGSHESTKAIEDSSTRLQHMADATVRTLETVRSSFRELQAASQDLGTVTERLSTFRAAVEHLNATSHETGAIVSLIADISDQTNLLALNAAIEAARAGEAGRGFAVVAEEVRKLADKVKSAAGDISRNIQNMATQAAEVLQDTVTISSESGRTRQVVEKSAREFEAMVGDVEASSARLAQVATAMEQLAATNLQAHQNVTRIGTLSREVAGRMEACGTSSRSLNRVTEELQSLVSQFRVGRGAFEEGISKARSHRDRMQAKIEELWSRGVDVFDQRYAPVPGTDPPKYATAFAPVFQRELQPLYDEALADIRGAAFALCVDRNGYAPTHNGKYSHAVTGDRQVDLVNSRDRRKFDDPTGIRAARNETSLLLQTYARDTGEVMNDLSLPIRVGGRHWGALRVGMRPADMAEG; from the coding sequence ATGCAGCTGCTCAAGAAGATGTACGACGCCGTCGAGAGCCGCTTCTTCCAGACCCTGAGCCGAAAGCTCGCGGGAAACCTCTTCTTCCTCGTCCTCCTTCAGGGGGCGTGCGTGCTCGTCTTCTATCGGTGCCGCGAGGGCGTGCCTGCCCTGCTGCTTTGCCGGGGGGTGGACGCGGAGGCCGTCTCCCAGGTGCAGTCCTTTCTCGACGGGTACCTGCTCCTCACCCTCGCGATCTACGCCGTCTCCCTCGCCGCGGCGACGTTTGCCTTCTTCTTTCTTCGCTTCCTCATCGTGAGGCCGATCCGGGTGAGCATCGCACACTTGCAGGAGCTGGCCAGGGGCGGCGGCGATCTGTCCGCCAGCATTCCCGTGATCACCTGCGACGAGATCGGGACCCTGGCCTCCGCCTACAACGCGTTTGCCGAACAGCTTCGGAGCTTGATCTCGGAAATACGCACCATGGGGATGACGATCGCCGTCGAGTCGGCCCAGGTGGGCCGGCGCGTGGCGGACTCCGCGGGGAAGGTGGGGGAACAGGACCACCTGGCCGAGACGATCGTGCAGGGCAGCCATGAGTCCACCAAGGCCATCGAGGATTCCTCCACCCGGCTCCAGCACATGGCGGATGCCACGGTCCGCACCCTCGAGACGGTGCGCAGCTCCTTCCGAGAGCTCCAGGCGGCCTCTCAGGACCTGGGCACGGTGACCGAGAGGCTTTCCACGTTCCGGGCCGCGGTGGAGCATCTCAACGCCACGTCCCACGAGACCGGCGCGATCGTGAGCTTGATCGCGGACATCTCGGACCAGACGAACCTCCTCGCCCTGAACGCGGCCATCGAGGCCGCACGGGCCGGCGAGGCGGGGCGCGGCTTCGCGGTGGTGGCCGAGGAGGTGCGCAAGCTGGCCGACAAGGTCAAATCGGCGGCGGGTGACATATCGCGCAACATCCAGAATATGGCGACCCAGGCGGCGGAGGTGCTCCAGGATACGGTCACCATCAGCTCGGAGTCGGGGCGGACCCGACAGGTGGTCGAGAAGTCGGCCCGGGAGTTCGAGGCCATGGTGGGCGACGTGGAGGCCTCCAGCGCGCGTCTGGCGCAGGTGGCCACGGCCATGGAACAACTGGCGGCCACCAACCTCCAGGCCCACCAGAACGTGACCCGCATCGGGACGTTGAGCAGGGAGGTGGCCGGACGCATGGAGGCGTGCGGCACGTCTTCCCGGTCCCTCAACCGCGTCACGGAGGAGCTCCAGTCGCTCGTATCCCAGTTTCGGGTCGGCCGGGGCGCGTTCGAGGAGGGGATCAGCAAGGCTCGGAGCCACCGCGACCGGATGCAGGCGAAGATCGAGGAGCTCTGGAGTCGCGGTGTGGACGTCTTCGACCAGCGCTACGCGCCCGTCCCCGGCACCGATCCCCCCAAGTACGCCACCGCGTTCGCCCCCGTCTTTCAGCGGGAGCTCCAACCCCTCTACGACGAGGCGCTCGCCGACATCCGGGGCGCCGCCTTCGCCCTGTGCGTGGACCGCAACGGCTACGCCCCGACCCACAACGGCAAGTACTCGCACGCCGTCACGGGAGACCGGCAGGTCGACCTGGTGAACAGCCGGGACCGGAGGAAGTTCGACGACCCGACCGGCATCCGCGCGGCGCGCAACGAGACCTCGCTCCTGCTCCAGACCTACGCGCGCGACACCGGCGAGGTCATGAACGACCTCTCCCTGCCGATCCGGGTTGGCGGCAGGCACTGGGGGGCGCTCCGGGTAGGTATGCGCCCCGCTGACATGGCCGAGGGCTAG
- a CDS encoding AEC family transporter, translated as MEPLLRVLPVFAVILLGLAGKRLGLLPDSFQDPANRLAYYLAVPALIFLTVAAAPFREVFRPDWIGAALAATILCWLAALALSRALGLAPGSRATFAQASIHSNLGYIGLAIAYYGLGDRGLQVAGVFAAFFMLLNNALSVVALSRYGRSAPGPAALAGRVVFQPVILASLAGLAWSWFRLPLPGLAAETLRILGSMGLPLALLLIGAGLSLDTLRHPLPVGAAVLLKNLALPALGALFLTLAGARGLERAAAVVLLGSPSATLTLVMAREMGGDAGLGAAAVTASTLASAATLTLCLALAGA; from the coding sequence ATGGAGCCGCTCCTCCGGGTCCTGCCCGTCTTCGCGGTCATCCTGCTCGGTCTCGCGGGAAAGCGGCTCGGCCTGCTCCCCGACAGCTTCCAGGACCCGGCCAACCGGCTGGCCTACTACCTGGCGGTGCCGGCGCTGATCTTCCTCACCGTGGCCGCCGCCCCCTTCCGCGAGGTGTTTCGGCCCGACTGGATTGGAGCAGCCCTGGCGGCCACTATCCTGTGCTGGCTCGCGGCGCTGGCCCTGTCCCGGGCGCTCGGCCTCGCCCCCGGGAGCCGCGCCACCTTCGCCCAGGCCTCGATCCACTCGAACCTGGGCTACATCGGACTCGCCATCGCCTACTACGGGCTGGGGGACCGGGGGCTCCAGGTGGCCGGCGTCTTCGCGGCGTTCTTCATGCTGCTCAACAACGCCCTGTCGGTGGTGGCCCTGAGCCGGTACGGGCGGTCTGCACCGGGGCCGGCGGCGCTCGCGGGCCGGGTGGTCTTCCAACCGGTAATCCTGGCGAGCCTCGCGGGCCTGGCCTGGAGCTGGTTTCGCCTGCCCCTGCCGGGGCTCGCGGCCGAGACCCTGCGCATCCTGGGGAGCATGGGGCTTCCCCTGGCGCTGCTCCTCATCGGCGCCGGCCTGAGCCTGGACACCCTGCGCCACCCCTTGCCCGTGGGCGCGGCGGTCCTCCTGAAGAACCTGGCGCTGCCCGCCCTGGGGGCCCTCTTTCTCACCCTGGCGGGGGCCCGGGGCCTGGAACGCGCCGCTGCGGTGGTACTGCTGGGCTCCCCCTCCGCCACCCTCACCCTGGTCATGGCCCGGGAGATGGGGGGCGACGCGGGACTCGGTGCCGCGGCGGTCACCGCCAGCACGCTGGCGAGCGCCGCCACCCTCACCCTGTGCCTCGCGCTGGCCGGAGCGTGA
- a CDS encoding ATP-binding protein, with amino-acid sequence MLSPSPSALFAVVVLAALLLMGWLLWATAALRSEARERFFEQYNRQQLILAQQAARTIEEVFATFRSNLGLVAGLFDGGEVDRDTAARAAGSLARIYQSLRGTPLIDLVVFDREGTVVAIEPPDEYTLGRNYAWREYFAWARDRGRPGEMHLSPFMRMEGGQHRGQKALIVAEGIYGADGSFQGATTFTLSFDELARQHVLSLRIGQDGYAWLVDSQGETVLVDPRGAVGGQGFDEAFLPRWPKLHALLSSTRDGRPGMDWYDFVDPADPGAEVRKLVGYAPVRLEERLWTLGVCTPVREVEALLSSLLRRQELLAAGAVAAVLAGAVLLSGLLLTWNRSLSREVASRTRDLTEARTRLEVTFDELLAARKLGAVGNLALGLAHEIRNPLSSIRMNVQMIRKKVPGEASLQEHFGIVEAEILRLNRLLNDLMGLARPRALRLEAVDLGPLAEKVLALAQGRLEAGGVRVERRLEGAGAPVVCDPEQIEQVLWNLVLNAVEAMERNVGRRVLTVAVRRSGGWAALSVTDTGPGIPEADRSKLFDPFFSTKAGGGGLGLSIVESIVLHHGGHVAVESAPGAGATFTLTLPAEGRDFDAEPVKETSRADRSARRA; translated from the coding sequence ATGCTCTCCCCCAGCCCCTCGGCGCTCTTCGCGGTGGTGGTCCTGGCGGCTCTCCTCCTCATGGGGTGGCTCCTGTGGGCCACCGCGGCCCTGCGCAGCGAGGCCCGGGAGCGCTTCTTCGAGCAGTACAACCGCCAGCAGCTCATCCTCGCCCAGCAGGCGGCCCGAACCATCGAAGAGGTCTTCGCCACCTTCCGCAGCAACCTGGGTCTGGTGGCGGGGCTCTTCGACGGCGGCGAGGTGGACCGGGACACCGCCGCCCGGGCGGCCGGCAGCCTCGCCCGCATCTACCAGAGCCTGCGCGGCACGCCGCTCATCGACCTGGTGGTGTTCGACCGGGAGGGGACCGTGGTGGCCATCGAGCCCCCGGACGAGTACACGCTCGGCCGCAACTACGCCTGGCGGGAGTACTTCGCCTGGGCCCGCGACCGCGGCCGCCCCGGCGAGATGCACCTCTCCCCCTTCATGCGCATGGAAGGCGGGCAGCACCGGGGGCAGAAGGCCCTGATCGTGGCCGAGGGCATCTACGGGGCCGACGGGTCGTTCCAGGGGGCAACGACCTTCACCCTGAGCTTCGACGAACTGGCTCGCCAGCACGTGCTCTCCCTGCGCATCGGGCAAGACGGCTACGCGTGGCTCGTGGACAGCCAGGGGGAGACGGTGCTGGTGGATCCCAGGGGGGCCGTGGGCGGCCAGGGTTTCGACGAGGCCTTTCTCCCCCGCTGGCCCAAGCTCCACGCCCTCCTCTCCTCCACCCGGGACGGCCGGCCCGGGATGGACTGGTACGATTTCGTGGACCCCGCGGACCCTGGGGCCGAGGTCCGAAAGCTCGTGGGCTACGCTCCGGTGCGGCTGGAGGAGCGCCTGTGGACCCTGGGGGTGTGCACCCCGGTCCGGGAGGTGGAGGCGCTCCTGTCGTCGCTCCTTCGGCGCCAGGAGCTCCTGGCCGCCGGCGCCGTGGCCGCGGTGCTCGCGGGCGCCGTGCTCCTGAGCGGGCTCCTCCTCACCTGGAACCGGTCGCTCTCCCGGGAGGTGGCTTCCCGCACCCGGGACCTCACGGAGGCCCGCACCCGCCTGGAAGTGACCTTCGACGAGCTCCTGGCCGCGCGAAAGCTCGGCGCGGTGGGAAACCTGGCCCTGGGGCTCGCCCACGAGATCCGAAACCCCCTGTCCTCGATCCGGATGAACGTCCAGATGATCCGCAAGAAGGTGCCGGGAGAGGCCTCGTTGCAGGAGCACTTCGGGATCGTGGAAGCCGAGATCCTGCGGCTCAACCGGCTCCTCAACGACCTCATGGGGCTCGCCCGCCCCCGGGCTCTGCGCCTGGAGGCGGTGGACCTGGGGCCCCTGGCGGAGAAGGTGCTCGCCCTCGCCCAGGGGCGCCTGGAGGCGGGGGGGGTGCGGGTGGAGCGCAGGCTCGAGGGCGCGGGAGCACCCGTGGTCTGCGACCCGGAGCAGATCGAGCAGGTCCTGTGGAACCTGGTCCTCAACGCCGTGGAGGCCATGGAGCGAAACGTGGGCCGCCGGGTGCTCACGGTGGCCGTGCGGCGCTCCGGGGGCTGGGCCGCCCTCTCGGTGACGGACACCGGGCCGGGAATCCCCGAAGCCGACCGGAGCAAGCTCTTCGATCCCTTCTTCTCGACCAAGGCCGGGGGCGGGGGCCTGGGGCTCTCCATCGTGGAGAGCATCGTGCTCCACCACGGGGGCCACGTGGCGGTGGAGAGCGCGCCCGGCGCCGGCGCGACCTTCACCCTCACCCTTCCCGCCGAGGGGCGGGACTTCGACGCAGAGCCCGTGAAAGAAACGTCGCGAGCAGACCGGAGTGCGAGGCGCGCGTGA
- a CDS encoding carbon-nitrogen hydrolase — protein sequence MTQTVPPSPPLSVGLVQQRCGATREENLRHSEDGIRAAAGHGARLVVLPELHAGPYLCQTEDVARFDEAEPVPGPTTARLGALARELGVVLVASLFERRAPGLYHNTAAVLEADGSLAGTYRKMHIPDDPGYYEKFYFTPGDQGFSPVQTSVGTLGVLVCWDQWYPEAARLMALAGAQLLVYPTAIGWDPRDADDERARQRDAWITIQRSHAVANGVPVVAANRVGFEASPANRDEGILFWGSSFAAGCQGEFLGLAGCDDQEVLVTELDLSRTDAVRRIWPFLRDRRIDAYADLLRRYRD from the coding sequence GTGACCCAAACTGTCCCACCCTCCCCTCCCCTGTCCGTGGGCCTCGTCCAGCAGCGGTGCGGCGCAACCCGCGAGGAGAACCTGCGGCACTCCGAAGACGGCATCCGCGCCGCCGCGGGCCACGGCGCCCGGCTGGTGGTGCTTCCCGAACTCCACGCCGGCCCGTATCTGTGCCAGACGGAGGACGTGGCGCGCTTCGACGAGGCGGAGCCCGTCCCGGGCCCCACGACGGCGCGCCTGGGGGCCCTGGCCCGGGAGCTCGGGGTGGTGTTGGTGGCCTCGCTGTTCGAGCGGCGGGCTCCGGGCCTGTACCACAATACCGCCGCGGTGCTGGAGGCCGACGGGTCCCTGGCGGGGACCTATCGGAAGATGCACATCCCCGACGATCCCGGCTACTACGAAAAGTTCTACTTCACTCCCGGAGATCAGGGATTCTCGCCGGTGCAGACCTCGGTGGGAACCCTGGGGGTGCTGGTCTGCTGGGACCAGTGGTACCCCGAGGCCGCGCGCCTCATGGCGCTGGCCGGAGCCCAGCTCCTCGTCTACCCCACGGCCATCGGCTGGGACCCTCGCGATGCCGACGACGAGCGGGCCCGCCAGCGCGACGCCTGGATCACCATCCAACGCAGCCACGCCGTCGCCAACGGGGTCCCGGTGGTCGCCGCCAACCGGGTGGGCTTCGAGGCGAGTCCGGCAAACCGGGATGAGGGCATCCTCTTCTGGGGCTCGAGCTTTGCCGCCGGGTGCCAGGGAGAGTTCCTGGGGCTGGCGGGCTGCGACGACCAGGAGGTCCTGGTGACGGAGCTCGACCTCTCCCGCACCGACGCGGTGCGCCGCATCTGGCCCTTCCTCCGGGACCGGAGGATCGACGCCTACGCAGATCTCCTGCGGCGGTATCGGGACTGA